One window of Dendropsophus ebraccatus isolate aDenEbr1 chromosome 13, aDenEbr1.pat, whole genome shotgun sequence genomic DNA carries:
- the NAA30 gene encoding N-alpha-acetyltransferase 30, which yields MADAPSGPSVLSHYPGAGLALPPGDEQEDGEEEEEGRYEPGCGPHHHRHHHQQLNGLLSPDLRHIKARKSKLPPPLNDERTGAPNGLERLQEDEEVLASRMAACSLLRPGDGSIRYVRYESELQMPDIMRLITKDLSEPYSIYTYRYFIHNWPQLCFLAMVEEECVGAIVCKLDMHKKMFRRGYIAMLAVDSKYRRKGIGTNLVKKAIYAMVEGDCDEVVLETEITNKSALKLYENLGFVRDKRLFRYYLNGVDALRLKLWLR from the exons ATGGCTGACGCACCGTCTGGGCCTAGCGTGCTCTCCCACTACCCCGGGGCTGGCCTCGCCCTGCCGCCGGGAGACGAGCAGGAGGACggcgaggaagaggaggaaggtcGGTACGAGCCCGGCTGTGGGCCCCACCATcaccgccaccaccaccagcagctcaaCGGCCTCCTCAGCCCCGACCTGCGGCACATCAAGGCCCGGAAGAGCAAGCTGCCCCCGCCGCTCAACGATGAACGGACTGGCGCCCCCAACGGGCTGGAGCGGCTGCAGGAGGACGAGGAGGTGCTGGCCTCCCGCATGGCCGCCTGCTCCCTGCTGCGCCCCGGGGACGGCTCCATACGATACGTGCGCTACGAGTCCGAGCTGCAAATGCCCGATATCATGAGACTGATCACCAAGGACCTGTCCGAGCCCTACTCCATATACACCTACCGCTACTTCATCCACAACTGGCCGCAGCTCTGCTTCCTG GCAATGGTAGAAGAGGAGTGTGTAGGTGCCATTGTCTGCAAGTTGGATATGCACAAAAAGATGTTCCGAAGAGGTTATATAGCCATGTTGGCTGTGGACTCCAAGTATAGAAGAAAGGGCATTG GTACAAATTTGGTTAAGAAAGCTATTTATGCCATGGTTGAAGGGGATTGTGATGAG GTTGTTTTGGAAACGGAAATCACAAACAAATCTGCTTTGAAACTTTATGAAAATCTTGGTTTTGTGCGGGATAAACGTCTGTTCAGATACTATTTAAATGGAGTTGATGCACTGCGTCTTAAACTATGGCTGCGTTAA